The Pseudomonas extremaustralis genome contains a region encoding:
- the solA gene encoding N-methyl-L-tryptophan oxidase translates to MQRYESLVIGLGAMGAATVYQLAKAGVKVAGIDRHHPPHTFGSSHGDTRITRLSVGEGAQYVPIVRNSHRIWRELEALSGEALFEQSGLLVLTSRDDFDPSDESDFTLRTIGLARTYGIDHEVLDATQIRQRFPQFAQVVDSAIGYYEPEGGFVRPERCIDVQLKLAEQHGATLYKGETVTEIQSDEHGVTVTTDRRTLQADKLVVSAGNWMGGLLSTPFDRLLSVYPQRLFWFELEPGVDLVGKSPTYILTHGQGEEGIHYGFPALPGEGSLKIATAQYHTPSTPETLDRTVSAAQERQMYEQQVQGRIAGVTAKVVKSAVCAYTVTPDHHFIIDEHPTLQHTLVASPCSGHGFKHSAALGEAFAQWCIQGASDLDLSSFSLKRFASR, encoded by the coding sequence ATGCAACGCTATGAATCGCTGGTCATCGGCCTGGGCGCCATGGGTGCCGCCACGGTGTACCAACTGGCAAAAGCCGGGGTAAAGGTGGCCGGTATCGACCGTCATCACCCGCCCCATACCTTCGGTTCCAGCCACGGCGACACCCGCATCACGCGGCTGTCGGTGGGTGAAGGCGCACAGTACGTGCCCATCGTGCGCAATTCGCACCGGATCTGGCGGGAGCTTGAGGCGCTGTCGGGGGAGGCATTGTTCGAGCAGTCGGGGTTGCTGGTGCTGACGTCCCGCGATGACTTTGACCCCAGCGATGAATCGGATTTCACCTTGCGCACCATTGGCCTGGCGCGCACCTATGGCATCGACCATGAAGTGCTGGATGCCACGCAGATTCGCCAACGTTTCCCCCAATTCGCCCAGGTGGTGGACAGCGCCATCGGCTATTACGAACCGGAGGGCGGTTTTGTGCGGCCGGAGCGCTGTATCGACGTGCAGCTCAAACTGGCAGAACAACACGGAGCAACGCTCTACAAGGGCGAGACCGTTACCGAAATCCAATCGGACGAACACGGCGTCACGGTGACCACCGACCGGCGCACGTTGCAGGCGGACAAGCTGGTGGTGAGTGCGGGCAACTGGATGGGTGGTTTACTCAGCACACCGTTCGATCGGTTGCTCAGTGTTTACCCGCAGCGGCTGTTCTGGTTCGAGCTTGAGCCAGGCGTTGACCTGGTGGGCAAATCACCAACGTACATCCTCACTCACGGCCAGGGCGAAGAGGGTATCCACTATGGGTTCCCGGCGTTGCCCGGCGAGGGCAGCCTGAAGATTGCCACCGCGCAGTACCACACCCCTTCCACGCCCGAGACACTCGACCGCACAGTCTCGGCGGCGCAGGAACGGCAAATGTATGAACAGCAGGTGCAAGGCCGGATTGCCGGGGTCACGGCCAAGGTGGTCAAGTCGGCGGTGTGTGCCTACACCGTGACGCCGGACCACCACTTCATCATCGATGAGCATCCCACGCTGCAGCACACCCTGGTGGCATCGCCGTGCTCTGGGCATGGCTTCAAGCATTCGGCGGCGCTGGGCGAGGCGTTTGCACAGTGGTGCATCCAGGGGGCGAGTGACTTGGATTTGTCATCGTTTTCGCTCAAGCGTTTTGCCAGTCGATAA